From the Tenacibaculum dicentrarchi genome, the window TGCCGCAGGTAAATATCCAAAAGAATGAACCTCGAAATAGTGAGTGGGGGAAAAATTTCCCACAAGAGTATCAATCATTCTTACAAACCGAAAATAGTGATTTTCAATCATATCAAGGAGGAAATAAAATGCGTGATATGCTAGAAGAAGACACTCGCTTAACTGTTTTATGGGCGGGTTACGGTTTTTCTAAAGATTACAGCCAAGGACGTGGGCATCAAAATGCGATTAAAGACATTCAAAATACCTTAAGAACTGGCGGACCTAAAGGAAAAGGTGACGGACCAATGCCTGCTACTTGCTGGACTTGTAAAAGCCCCGATGTACCAAGATTAATGAATGAAATTGGTATTGCCGAATTTTACAAAGGAAAATGGGCTGACAAAGGAGAGGAAATTGTAAACCCTATTGGTTGTGCCGATTGTCATGATGAAAAAACCATGAAATTAACCATTACCCGCCCTGCTTTAATAGAAGCTTTTCAAGCAATGGGTAAAGATATTAATAAAGCAACACACCAAGAAATGCGCTCGCTAGTATGTGCACAATGTCATGTGGAGTATTATTTTGATAAGAAAAAAGAAGGCGTTGAAGGTGTTCCTTATTTAACATTTCCTTGGAAAAACGGAATGTCGGTTGAAGCTATGGAAAAATATTATGACGATATTAACTTTAAAGATTGGACACACAAATTAAGTAGAGCGCCAATGTTAAAAGCACAACATCCTGGTTATGAAACGTATTTAACAGGTGTACATGCCGATAGAGGGGTTTCTTGTGCCGATTGTCATATGCCATATAAAAGTGAAGGTGGACAGAAATTTACCGATCATCAATTGCAATCACCTATGAACAATGTAGCAAATTCATGTCAGGTTTGTCATCGTGAAGAAGCTCATAAATTAAAAGCAAATGTATATGAACGTCAGCAAAAATCTACCCAAAGCAGATTAAAATTAGAAGATGCTTTAGTACGCATGCACGTAGAGGCTAAAAAAGCCTGGGACTTAGGCGCTACCGAAACTCAGATGAAACCTATTTTAATGGATATTCGTCATGCACAATGGCGTTGGGATTATGCTGCAGCATCACATGGAGCTTCTTTTCATTCACCTGTTGAAATTGGACGAGTTATTAGTGGTGGTTTAGATAAAGCTATTGAAGGTCGTGTAAAATTGGCACGTGTATTAGCAGATTTAGGACACAACAAACCTGTTGAAATGCCTGATATTTCTTCTAAAGAAAAAGCGCAAAAATACATTGGTTTAGACATGGAGAAATTACACAAAGAAAAAGCCGAATTCAAGAAAAACTTATTACCAAAATGGTTAGAAGCTGCTAAAGAACGTGAGTCAAAATACGATACTCAAGGAGTTTCAAAAAAAGACAAAAAAGAAGTTTCGATGAACTAAAACCTATTTAAATAAAATAGATTCATTAAAAAATGAAGCTAATTTTAAAAGCAGAAATTTTACTTTTAAAATGGCTTCATTTTTATACCTAATATACACATGCAAAAAATATATAAATTCTTTTCATCATCTTCGTTAGCACTATTACTCCTGTTAATATTTGCAGTATCGATGGCGGCAGCAACTTTTATTGAAAATGACTATGGTACCGCAATAGCTTGGGCTAGTATCTATGATGCTTGGTGGTTTGAAATGGTAATGCTAGGGCTAGCAATTAGTTTTGTTTTTAATATCAAAAAATATAATTTATTTACTAAAAAAAAATGGGCAATTTTGTTATTTCATATCGCCTTTATTATAATTGTGTTAGGTGCAGCTGTTACTAGGTATGTTTCTTATGGAGGAATTATGCGCATAAGAGAAGGCGCTACAAGCAACGTTATAATTGCAGATACAAAATTATTAATAGCCACAATTACCGATGGAACTCAAAGTAAAACTATTCAGCAAAAAATAAATATCAGCCCGCTTAAAAATAATGACTTCACACTAAAAACAACGTTTAATAACAAACCTGTTTCTATTAATTTTAATCAATATGTTGCTGATGCTACTCCTACTGTTATTACCGATAGTATTAACGGAGAACCTTTGTTAAAAATGGTGGTTACCGCTGGTAAAGGTAGAAATACCATCTATTTGAAAAAAGGAGAAATAGAACGTATTGGCGATCATCAACATGAAATAGGCTTTGAATCTGATAAAAAAGGAATTATCAATATTATTGAAGAAAATGGACGTTTTAAAATGCTAACACCTCATACTATTGACTTTTTTATAATGGCAAGTCAGCAGGCAGGTAAAATTAAAAAAGATAGTCTTCAAAATATAACCTTGCGTACCCTTTATAGAGCTGGCGATTTTTCTTTTGTTCCGATGAGCTATCATCCCAAGGGCGCTTTTAAATTGATTAGCAATGTATCCGAAGAAACGGTAAACGATAAAACGCTAGATGATGCTTTAATTGTAAATGCAACAATTGATACCGAGCAGCAGGAAATCAATTTATTATATAGAGAAGGATTTTTACCGATAAAACATCAGACCGATTTTAAAAATGATATAAAACTAATTATTTCGTACGGAGCAGGCGCTATTAAATTACCCTTTAGCCTTAAATTAAATGACTTTCAATTAGATAGATACCCTGGCTCATCAAGCCCTTCTGCTTACGCAAGTGAAGTGACTGTTTTTGACAAAAAAGAAGAATTTTCTTATCGAATTTTTATGAATAATGTATTAGATTATAAAGGATATCGCTTTTTTCAAGCAAGTTATGATACCGATGAAAAAGGAACAGTTTTATCGGTAAACCATGATGTTTTAGGAACTTGGCTAACCTATATCGGTTATACCTTAATGGGTATTGGAATGCTTTTTACTTTTTTCGGAAAAGGTTCTCGTTTTAGAGAGGTTCATAAAAAATTAAAAAGATTGTCTAAAAATACCATAGCTATTATGGCATTTTTAAGTATTTCTAGTGCTTTTTCACAAACAGGAACACAAGCTACATCAGCAGAAATTAAAACCGATAGCATTCCTTCATTTTCAATAAGTCAGCTTGTGGATTCTCAGCAAATAGATATCTATCAGGCTGATCAGTTTGGGCGTTTATTAGTGCAAGATTTAGACGGTAGAATAAAGCCTTTAAACACCTTGGCTTCAGAATGTATTCGAAAAATAACCAAAAAGACTTCTTTTAGTTATCCGAAGAAAAAAAATAATGAAACCATACGTTTAAGTGTTAATCAAATATTTTTAGGAATGCACATGAGCCCACAGTTATGGCAACGAATTCCTATTATAAAAGCCGATTTTGAAAAAACAGGCACACTGTTAAACACTGTTAAAGTTGGCGATAACAACTTACTATCTTTCGTTAGTTTGCTAGATAAACAAGGAAATTACCTATTGTCAAAAGCGGTAGAAGAAGCGAATAAAAAGAAACCATCGGCAAGAAATGAACTAGATAAAGAGGTTTTAAATATTGATGAACGTTTTAATATTTTATACAACGTTTTTTCAGGAAATTATTTAAAAATATTCCCTAAAAAAGACGACGATAGCAATACTTGGTACAGCTATATTCACGATTTTAAAGATTTTAATGAAGAGGATCGAAATTTCGCAAAGCATATTTTACCAGGATATTTTAATGATATTTACAAAAATAAATATGAAGAAGCTTATAAAAAATTATCTTATATAAAAAAATATCAAGAAATTTTAGGAGCTAGTGTAAATCCATCAGAAAAACAAATTGAAGCCGAATTATGGTATAATAAAGCGAAAGTTAATTTTTGGTTGTTTATTATCTATTTTAGTTTAGGAACACTATTATTAGTTTTAGCGGTTGTTAAAATGTTTCATAAAAACAACCTGATAAACTTCCTTTGGAATTTCCTTGTAATTATTATACTAATTTCTTTTTTATGCTTTAGCGCAAATATTTTATTACGTTGGTTTATATCGGGGCATGCTCCTTGGAGTAACGGATATGAAATGTTAATTTTTGTCGCCTGGAGTTTGCTATTAAGTGGTTTAGCTAGTTTTAGAAAATCTGATTTTGCCTTGCCTTTAGCAACCTTATTTACAGGAGCTTTATTATTTGTAAGTTATTTAGATTGGCTAAATCCTGAAATTACCAACCTAATGCCTGTATTAAAATCGTATTGGTTAAAAATTCACGTAGCAACTATTGTTAGTAGTTATGCACCTTTAGCCTTATCGGCAGTACTTGGTTTTATGGCGTTGGTTTTAATGCTTTTTAAAACAGACAAGAACAAACATATTATCGATATAAAAATAAAAGAACTTACCTATATTAATGAACTTTCAATGACTATCGGGCTTTTTGTGCTGGCAATTGGTACTTTTTTAGGAGGTGTTTGGGCAAACGAAAGTTGGGGTCGTTACTGGGCTTGGGATCCTAAAGAAACATGGGCTTTAATTAGTATTATTGTCTATGCAATTGTTTTACACCTACGTTTTGTTCCTAAATTGAATACTAAATATGTGCTAAACCTAGCAAGTATGTTTGCTTTTTGGGCTATTATGATGACCTCTTTTGGGGTTAATTATTATCTTTCAGGATTGCATAGTTATGCAGCTGGAGATGCTATTCCAATTCCAACATTTGTATATGTGTTATTGGCGATAATGGTTATTATTAGTTTGTTAGTAGTTTACAAGCAAAAATATCTT encodes:
- the ccsA gene encoding cytochrome c biogenesis protein, which produces MQKIYKFFSSSSLALLLLLIFAVSMAAATFIENDYGTAIAWASIYDAWWFEMVMLGLAISFVFNIKKYNLFTKKKWAILLFHIAFIIIVLGAAVTRYVSYGGIMRIREGATSNVIIADTKLLIATITDGTQSKTIQQKINISPLKNNDFTLKTTFNNKPVSINFNQYVADATPTVITDSINGEPLLKMVVTAGKGRNTIYLKKGEIERIGDHQHEIGFESDKKGIINIIEENGRFKMLTPHTIDFFIMASQQAGKIKKDSLQNITLRTLYRAGDFSFVPMSYHPKGAFKLISNVSEETVNDKTLDDALIVNATIDTEQQEINLLYREGFLPIKHQTDFKNDIKLIISYGAGAIKLPFSLKLNDFQLDRYPGSSSPSAYASEVTVFDKKEEFSYRIFMNNVLDYKGYRFFQASYDTDEKGTVLSVNHDVLGTWLTYIGYTLMGIGMLFTFFGKGSRFREVHKKLKRLSKNTIAIMAFLSISSAFSQTGTQATSAEIKTDSIPSFSISQLVDSQQIDIYQADQFGRLLVQDLDGRIKPLNTLASECIRKITKKTSFSYPKKKNNETIRLSVNQIFLGMHMSPQLWQRIPIIKADFEKTGTLLNTVKVGDNNLLSFVSLLDKQGNYLLSKAVEEANKKKPSARNELDKEVLNIDERFNILYNVFSGNYLKIFPKKDDDSNTWYSYIHDFKDFNEEDRNFAKHILPGYFNDIYKNKYEEAYKKLSYIKKYQEILGASVNPSEKQIEAELWYNKAKVNFWLFIIYFSLGTLLLVLAVVKMFHKNNLINFLWNFLVIIILISFLCFSANILLRWFISGHAPWSNGYEMLIFVAWSLLLSGLASFRKSDFALPLATLFTGALLFVSYLDWLNPEITNLMPVLKSYWLKIHVATIVSSYAPLALSAVLGFMALVLMLFKTDKNKHIIDIKIKELTYINELSMTIGLFVLAIGTFLGGVWANESWGRYWAWDPKETWALISIIVYAIVLHLRFVPKLNTKYVLNLASMFAFWAIMMTSFGVNYYLSGLHSYAAGDAIPIPTFVYVLLAIMVIISLLVVYKQKYLKK
- the nrfA gene encoding ammonia-forming cytochrome c nitrite reductase; protein product: MKNKILFIVTVVVVFLLGLLASSIVNRKNEAKYKYVPQVNIQKNEPRNSEWGKNFPQEYQSFLQTENSDFQSYQGGNKMRDMLEEDTRLTVLWAGYGFSKDYSQGRGHQNAIKDIQNTLRTGGPKGKGDGPMPATCWTCKSPDVPRLMNEIGIAEFYKGKWADKGEEIVNPIGCADCHDEKTMKLTITRPALIEAFQAMGKDINKATHQEMRSLVCAQCHVEYYFDKKKEGVEGVPYLTFPWKNGMSVEAMEKYYDDINFKDWTHKLSRAPMLKAQHPGYETYLTGVHADRGVSCADCHMPYKSEGGQKFTDHQLQSPMNNVANSCQVCHREEAHKLKANVYERQQKSTQSRLKLEDALVRMHVEAKKAWDLGATETQMKPILMDIRHAQWRWDYAAASHGASFHSPVEIGRVISGGLDKAIEGRVKLARVLADLGHNKPVEMPDISSKEKAQKYIGLDMEKLHKEKAEFKKNLLPKWLEAAKERESKYDTQGVSKKDKKEVSMN